GTAGGGTTACGTCTTTCAGGTAATCAGCATTGGAGGGCGCTACAATCGCGTGGCCAAATCCATAGTTGCCTGTACCAAGCGTGGCCCGGTAGATGTATACGAAGTCGATTTTATTCGCCAGATTGTTCTGCTCTACTTCAGCTTTAGTGTATACGGCCATGTCGGCTACGGAAACGTAGGCTTTCGCACCATCGACCAGAGTCAGTGATCGTTTCATATCCATCCGACTGATCCGGTACGTTGGCGACTGATAGCTGACTTCCTTGCCATTCGAGGAGGTACCACTAAACCGAAACGACACATCTTTCCCTTTGGCTTCTTCGCCCGGATAGTAATAGTAGCGAAGTGTAACGGCCTTGTTCGTTGCTACATCAATGATTTTGGCACTTGAGACGGTTCCGTTTGTTACAGTGTCTGTAGCCGTTTGAACGGGTTGATCGACCCCTGTATTGCGGTTAGTATACCAGGAATACCCACTGAAACCCGTTCCCTTAGCTCCCGCGATGGTCGCTTCGGCCTTCACATTCTGGAGGTCGCCTTCGGTGGTACCCAGCGCATACGCAAATTCTATTCGGTCACCAACAACGGCTGGGCCGGTGGTTTTCTTGAGGAGGTCATTGCGAAGCGAATCCGGCGTTACGTCTTTAGTCTGGCAGCCTGCCATACTAATCCAGATTCCCAAAACCGCTAAAACGGAGTATGTTATCTTTTTCATAGTCTGTAAGAAGGGTATGGGTTATTTCTGGAGGGTGACCGTCACGGTGTAGGTTTTCCGAACCTGCCGATTGCCCGACACCACTGTATACTTTTGCGGCTGGGTGTAATCGGTCCATATGCCCATCGTTGGCTCAACAATCGCATCGGTAACAACACTGCAATAGGGCTTCACCCGCTGCATGTTGGTACCAAACCGGGCCACTGCCGTAACAGTCAGTGCGGTGGTGTCGATAACGGTCTGACCACTGACTAGTACCGTCCGGTGATCGGAGCCGAGCAGGTCAAAAAAGGTCATGAAACACTGGTTACGGCCCGTGATCAGTAAACCCGATTCGTCGATGGGTTCTTTGCCGCAGGAGAGCAGCCCGACCAAGGCCAGAATACCAAAGAATTTATAGACAAATGTTGGTTTCATAATGATAAGGTTATTGGCTTACAATGGATTAAAGCCACGGCTCATTCTGGGTGATTTTCGAGTTGACTTCGATTTCGCCGGTTGGAATCTGGAAAATGTAATACCGCTGGTAGTTCCGGTCGGGGGCGTTCACAAACTCGTCGCGGATACGGGTGCCCTGCGAATCATAAAGAACCTGTCCGTTGGGGGCGGGCCAGATTTCTTCGGCTTTGCGCCAGCGACGGATATCGAAGAAGCGGTGGCCTTCGCCAACCAGTTCAACGATGCGCTCCTGTTCGATGGCTTTAAAGAAATCAGCTTTCGTGGCAAACTTGGCCTGATTCAGCGCGGGTAAGTTGCCCCGCCGACGGATGCGGTCGAGCAGCGTAAACAGTTCTGCCGTTGGCCCTCCGTTGACTTCGTTGACGGCTTCGGCATACATCAGCCAAACGTCGGGCAGGCGCATCATATAAATGTCCTGCGGACCGTCGCTGCGTCCAATGCCCCCCGTCTGCCGTACCCACTTGCGGAAGATATACCCGGCCGGAGCTCCATCGTAGTTGATGTAGGTGACCCCATCGCGGCTACCGAAGCGGAAGGGAATGCTATCCTGCACCGTCAGCCCATCGGTCGAGAGTCGGAGCATTTTCTGTTCATCCCACAGCATGGTGGCCCGCATGCGGTAGTCCCGCCCAACGTACGATTTTGGATTAGTCGCACTATTGGTTTGTGTGGTATTTTTCGAGAGGATAAGTGGTGGGGCAAAATCGCCGGTGCTGATGAGCTGATAGCGGTTGGCTAGTCGGTAGGTGGGCGCAACCCAGCATTGGGCATTACCC
This window of the Spirosoma aerolatum genome carries:
- a CDS encoding DUF4466 family protein — its product is MKKITYSVLAVLGIWISMAGCQTKDVTPDSLRNDLLKKTTGPAVVGDRIEFAYALGTTEGDLQNVKAEATIAGAKGTGFSGYSWYTNRNTGVDQPVQTATDTVTNGTVSSAKIIDVATNKAVTLRYYYYPGEEAKGKDVSFRFSGTSSNGKEVSYQSPTYRISRMDMKRSLTLVDGAKAYVSVADMAVYTKAEVEQNNLANKIDFVYIYRATLGTGNYGFGHAIVAPSNADYLKDVTLPTGLAKTRTAIDKRVDVKDAQLRGTTGFDVYIDDLDLQQTTFPNAADYAYGFAADQGAFVKTADGAYAAYVYVNSVNNGSKSMTISIKRLKLN